One stretch of Ictalurus punctatus breed USDA103 chromosome 5, Coco_2.0, whole genome shotgun sequence DNA includes these proteins:
- the adgra2 gene encoding adhesion G protein-coupled receptor A2 isoform X2, which translates to MLRRSARASFRGRPLLVLLLLLLLLLGFARACRELLSSGCSCTDERVKGHTAQAGARKRVNCAGKELTDTPEASLMPNRTISLNLSNNRIRVLRNGSFAGLYLLDKIDLSNNRIGCLTPDMFQGLTNLTKLNISGNIFSSLEPNIFQELPSLKLVNFDSEFLSCDCGLQWVPDFFRTSSARLGDETLCTYPRRFQNRPLRELKEIDLTCEGPLELHTLFLLPSLRQVVFKGDRLPFHCTAARVDKITAVHWRHKGQIVSNNPENGVLLEESVLHDCTVITSELILSNVHVDASGEWECVVTTGRGNVSRSVEIVVLENSATFCPEQRVSNNRGEFRWPRTLAGITSYQYCLQLRYPSLSGGGAVDQKRASRYCDRSGRWEEGDYSQCLYTNDITNVLHTFILMPINSSNAVTLAHQVRTYTLEAAGFTDTVDVFYVAQMMDKFMDYLDHSRELSEVLVEMGSNLMQVDDQILSLAQKEKRACSSIVCSLETLAWPQLHPNAQYLSMISRNIVMEAHLIRPAHFTGMTCTAYERRESSGASGFDAIDSTHEQQLHFRCTTGTLNMSLNAFPLKNAVALASVSLPPSLFPPNAPTDCKLQFVAFRTGRFFPFIGNSSSAARRRSVNTPVIYVGLDGCTMWNQSAPITVSLRHTSPGNDPVAAHWSLHSLKHHGSWSTDGCQLTHSDASMSTLRCTVLSNYAVLQEVPDFPGLSPAPVEVLHPVVYTCTAALLLCLFTIIFTYILHHSSIRITRKSWHTLLNTCFHIAMTTAVFAGGITLTSHPIACQAVGIVLHYSSLSTLLWIGVSARVLYKEAMWRSPQQPEGEATVVPTQRPMLRFYLIAGGVPLIICGITAAVNINNYGDNIPYCWLVWQPSIGAFYVPAGLVILVTWLYFLCTIARLRCRTSQSAKEPPCSTSGSSPLPEAQPALNGSTSLLSTDSAVGPVHAGTVQEDQYSLKVQFLVLVVTQFVFLLLWCCGAMAMWHVDRERKLFSCLYGGTATGLGIFLVLHHCFKRLDVQAAWLGCCRGYHRSQPIPAYSQPCTATAGVQSTSERGSQLFIGSLPPAEQSNYSSSARSSSTPSGTSSIGTGPCKLTNLLQVTQDNANNATRALAGTNTSTSTENNTNSKPANNLLLPSISTTLPVQQQQRKKTTSRNKAGSGQYHHRGEGRGHYRLKALRGGGGSVGALGPPGVDQVNIHQVHRYASSENGSLRNSHSESHNGPLTNGRHRGEGPGTSPSEGSDGGSSGSRKPFPLLPSIASRVAMQQNGQRRSASRDNLKLVTAADKDFKRGSYLLNTDTITVTGTASGTTSSTLPATTNGMLKGSAIELDASGSDHSQGSVGMRPGVWKSETTV; encoded by the exons TGACCTGTCCAACAACCGGATCGGCTGCCTGACTCCAGATATGTTCCAGGGACTCACCAACCTCACCAAACT GAACATTTCGGGAAACATCTTCTCTTCACTGGAGCCGAACATCTTCCAGGAGCTTCCCTCGCTGAAGCTGGT TAACTTTGACTCGGAGTTCCTGTCATGTGACTGTGGTCTGCAATGGGTGCCGGATTTCTTTCGCACAAGTTCAGCCAGACTCGGAGATGAGACGCTCTGCACGTATCCCAGAAGGTTCCAGAACAGACCACTGCGAGAACTCAAGGAGATCGACCTGACCTGTG AAGGCCCCTTGGAGCTGCACACTCTGTTTCTGTTACCCTCACTGCGCCAAGTAGTGTTTAAAGGAGACAGGCTGCCGTTCCACTGTACTGCTGCCCGGGTGGACAAAATCACCGCCGTACACTGGCGCCACAAAGGCCAAATTGTCAGTAACAACCCTGAGAATGGAGTTCTTCTAGAGGAGAGCGTTCTACACGACTGCACTGTCATCACTAG CGAGCTGATCTTGTCGAACGTGCATGTCGATGCGAGCGGCGAGTGGGAGTGTGTGGTGACAACGGGACGAGGGAACGTCTCGCGCAGTGTAGAGATCGTGGTTCTGGAAAACAGCGCCACCTTCTGCCCTGAGCAAAGAGTGTCCAATAATAGAGGGGAGTTCAG GTGGCCAAGAACTCTGGCTGGAATTACTTCATATCAGTACTGCCTGCAGCTGCGTTATCCGTCCCTGTCTGGAGGGGGCGCTGTTGATCAGAAGAGGGCGTCTCGTTACTGTGATCGCTCTGGTCGCTGGGAGGAAGGAGACTACTCTCAGTGCCTCTACACCAATGACATCACCAATGTCCTTCATACGTTCATACTG ATGCCCATCAATTCCTCCAATGCTGTGACGTTGGCACACCAGGTGAGGACATACACGTTGGAGGCAGCAGGCTTCACGGACACGGTGGATGTTTTCTACGTGGCACAGATGATGGATAAATTCATGGACTATCTTGATCATTCACGTGAG CTGTCAGAAGTACTGGTGGAGATGGGCAGTAACCTGATGCAAGTGGATGATCAGATCTTGTCCCTGGCTCAGAAGGAGAAAAGAGCATGCAGCTCTATAGTCTGCTCACTAGAGACCTTAGCATGGCCACAGCTTCACCCGAATGCCCAGTATCTCTCCATG ATATCTCGGAACATCGTGATGGAAGCTCACTTGATACGCCCCGCCCACTTCACTGGCATGACCTGCACCGCCTATGAAAGACGAGAGAGCTCTGGTGCCAGTGGATTCGACGCGATAGACTCCACCCACGAGCAGCAGTTACACTTCCGTTGTACAACAGGAACCCTTAACATGTCACTAAACGCTTTCCCTTTAAAG aatgCTGTAGCACTTGCTtcggtctctctccctccatccctgtTCCCTCCCAATGCTCCTACGGACTGTAAACTGCAGTTTGTGGCTTTCCGTACTGGAAGATTCTTCCCGTTTATTGGAAACTCCAGCAGCGCAGCTCGCCGGCGGAGCGTGAACACACCGGTCATCTACGTAGGCCTTG ATGGATGCACCATGTGGAACCAGTCAGCTCCAATCACTGTGTCGCTGCGACACACATCACCCGGTAACGATCCAGTGGCTGCACATTGGAGTCTGCATTCGCTCAAGCATCATGGGAGTTGGAGTACAGACGGCTGTCAGTTAACGCACAGTGACGCTAGCATGTCAACGCTACGGTGCACCGTACTCAGTAACTACGCCGTGCTCCAG GAGGTGCCTGATTTCCCGGGTCTGTCTCCTGCTCCTGTGGAAGTGCTCCACCCGGTGGTGTACACCTGCACTGCAGCTCTCCTCCTGTGCCTCTTCACCATCATCTTTACATACATACTACACCACAG CTCTATTCGAATTACTAGGAAAAGCTGGCACACCCTCCTCAACACCTGTTTTCACATTGCCATGACGACGGCGGTGTTTGCTGGGGGCATCACTCTAACTAGCCACCCAATTGCGTGCCAAGCG gTGGGCATTGTTCTCCACTATTCTTCATTGTCCACTCTGTTGTGGATCGGCGTCAGCGCGCGGGTGCTCTATAAGGAGGCCATGTGGCGGTCTCCACAGCAACCAGAGGGCGAAGCTACAGTAGTACCCACTCAGCGGCCCATGCTCAG GTTTTATTTGATAGCCGGCGGCGTTCCTCTCATCATATGCGGGATCACTGCAGCTGTCAACATTAACAACTACGGGGACAACATTCCTTA CTGTTGGTTGGTATGGCAGCCCAGTATTGGAGCTTTCTATGTTCCTGCTGGCCTGGTGATCCTGGTGACCTGGCTGTACTTCCTGTGTACCATTGCACGCTTGAGATGCCGAACGTCCCAGAGTGCCAAGGAACCTCCATGCTCCACCTCTGGATCCTCTCCCTTACCTGAAGCCCAGCCAGCTCTAAATGGCAGCACTAGCTTACTTTCAACGGACTCTGCGGTCGGCCCGGTGCATGCTGGAACGGTACAGGAGGACCAGTACTCGCTGAAAGTGCAGTTCTTGGTACTGGTGGTGACTcagtttgtgtttttgcttcTGTGGTGTTGCGGTGCGATGGCTATGTGGCACgtggacagagagaggaagttGTTCAGCTgcctgtatggaggaacggcgACAGGGCTGGGAATCTTCTTGGTGCTCCATCACTGCTTCAAACGCTTGGATGTTCAGGCAGCTTGGCTTGGATGTTGCCGAGGATACCATCGCTCACAGCCGATTCCAGCCTACAGCCAACCCTGCACCGCCACCGCCGGAGTCCAGAGCACTTCTGAACGGGGCTCGCAACTTTTTATTGGCTCTCTTCCTCCAGCAGAGCAAAGCAACTACTCTTCTTCTGCCAGATCATCCTCCACTCCGAGTGGCACCAGCAGTATCGGCACTGGACCCTGCAAGCTTACCAACCTTTTGCAGGTGACACAGGACAATGCCAACAATGCTACACGTGCTCTGGCAGGCACCAACACCAGCACCAGCACGGAGAACAACACCAACAGCAAACCTGCCAACAACCTGCTGCTGCCCAGTATTAGCACCACGCTACCTGTTCAGCAGCAACAGCGAAAAAAGACTACTAGTAGAAATAAGGCAGGAAGTGGCCAGTACCACCACCGGGGGGAGGGAAGGGGACATTATCGTCTGAAAGCACTACGAGGGGGTGGGGGCAGTGTAGGTGCCTTGGGCCCACCTGGGGTGGACCAAGTCAACATTCATCAAGTTCACAGATATGCATCCAGCGAGAATGGAAGTCTTCGAAACAGCCATTCGGAGAGCCATAATGGTCCACTGACCAATGGGAGACACCGTGGAGAAGGACCAGGAACAAGTCCTTCAGAAGGAAGCGATGGAGGAAGCAGCGGAAGCAGGAAGCCTTTCCCACTTTTGCCCTCTATAGCAAGTCGGGTTGCAATGCAGCAGAATGGACAGAGGCGCAGTGCAAGCAGGGACAACCTTAAATTGGTCACTGCAGCTGATAAAGACTTTAAACGAGGTTCCTATCTGTTGAACACTGACACCATAACAGTTACCGGAACTGCAAGTGGCACAACCTCATCAACGCTACCTGCCACAACGAATGGAATGCTAAAAGGTTCAGCGATCGAACTGGACGCAAGTGGATCGGACCATTCCCAGGGGTCAGTTGGGATGAGGCCTGGGGTTTGGAAGAGTGAGACGACGGTGTGA
- the adgra2 gene encoding adhesion G protein-coupled receptor A2 isoform X1 has product MLRRSARASFRGRPLLVLLLLLLLLLGFARACRELLSSGCSCTDERVKGHTAQAGARKRVNCAGKELTDTPEASLMPNRTISLNLSNNRIRVLRNGSFAGLYLLDKIDLKNNLISTIVPGAFQSLTALRKLDLSNNRIGCLTPDMFQGLTNLTKLNISGNIFSSLEPNIFQELPSLKLVNFDSEFLSCDCGLQWVPDFFRTSSARLGDETLCTYPRRFQNRPLRELKEIDLTCEGPLELHTLFLLPSLRQVVFKGDRLPFHCTAARVDKITAVHWRHKGQIVSNNPENGVLLEESVLHDCTVITSELILSNVHVDASGEWECVVTTGRGNVSRSVEIVVLENSATFCPEQRVSNNRGEFRWPRTLAGITSYQYCLQLRYPSLSGGGAVDQKRASRYCDRSGRWEEGDYSQCLYTNDITNVLHTFILMPINSSNAVTLAHQVRTYTLEAAGFTDTVDVFYVAQMMDKFMDYLDHSRELSEVLVEMGSNLMQVDDQILSLAQKEKRACSSIVCSLETLAWPQLHPNAQYLSMISRNIVMEAHLIRPAHFTGMTCTAYERRESSGASGFDAIDSTHEQQLHFRCTTGTLNMSLNAFPLKNAVALASVSLPPSLFPPNAPTDCKLQFVAFRTGRFFPFIGNSSSAARRRSVNTPVIYVGLDGCTMWNQSAPITVSLRHTSPGNDPVAAHWSLHSLKHHGSWSTDGCQLTHSDASMSTLRCTVLSNYAVLQEVPDFPGLSPAPVEVLHPVVYTCTAALLLCLFTIIFTYILHHSSIRITRKSWHTLLNTCFHIAMTTAVFAGGITLTSHPIACQAVGIVLHYSSLSTLLWIGVSARVLYKEAMWRSPQQPEGEATVVPTQRPMLRFYLIAGGVPLIICGITAAVNINNYGDNIPYCWLVWQPSIGAFYVPAGLVILVTWLYFLCTIARLRCRTSQSAKEPPCSTSGSSPLPEAQPALNGSTSLLSTDSAVGPVHAGTVQEDQYSLKVQFLVLVVTQFVFLLLWCCGAMAMWHVDRERKLFSCLYGGTATGLGIFLVLHHCFKRLDVQAAWLGCCRGYHRSQPIPAYSQPCTATAGVQSTSERGSQLFIGSLPPAEQSNYSSSARSSSTPSGTSSIGTGPCKLTNLLQVTQDNANNATRALAGTNTSTSTENNTNSKPANNLLLPSISTTLPVQQQQRKKTTSRNKAGSGQYHHRGEGRGHYRLKALRGGGGSVGALGPPGVDQVNIHQVHRYASSENGSLRNSHSESHNGPLTNGRHRGEGPGTSPSEGSDGGSSGSRKPFPLLPSIASRVAMQQNGQRRSASRDNLKLVTAADKDFKRGSYLLNTDTITVTGTASGTTSSTLPATTNGMLKGSAIELDASGSDHSQGSVGMRPGVWKSETTV; this is encoded by the exons CGACCTGAAGAATAATCTGATCAGCACCATCGTGCCTGGAGCTTTTCAGAGTCTGACCGCATTGAGAAAACT TGACCTGTCCAACAACCGGATCGGCTGCCTGACTCCAGATATGTTCCAGGGACTCACCAACCTCACCAAACT GAACATTTCGGGAAACATCTTCTCTTCACTGGAGCCGAACATCTTCCAGGAGCTTCCCTCGCTGAAGCTGGT TAACTTTGACTCGGAGTTCCTGTCATGTGACTGTGGTCTGCAATGGGTGCCGGATTTCTTTCGCACAAGTTCAGCCAGACTCGGAGATGAGACGCTCTGCACGTATCCCAGAAGGTTCCAGAACAGACCACTGCGAGAACTCAAGGAGATCGACCTGACCTGTG AAGGCCCCTTGGAGCTGCACACTCTGTTTCTGTTACCCTCACTGCGCCAAGTAGTGTTTAAAGGAGACAGGCTGCCGTTCCACTGTACTGCTGCCCGGGTGGACAAAATCACCGCCGTACACTGGCGCCACAAAGGCCAAATTGTCAGTAACAACCCTGAGAATGGAGTTCTTCTAGAGGAGAGCGTTCTACACGACTGCACTGTCATCACTAG CGAGCTGATCTTGTCGAACGTGCATGTCGATGCGAGCGGCGAGTGGGAGTGTGTGGTGACAACGGGACGAGGGAACGTCTCGCGCAGTGTAGAGATCGTGGTTCTGGAAAACAGCGCCACCTTCTGCCCTGAGCAAAGAGTGTCCAATAATAGAGGGGAGTTCAG GTGGCCAAGAACTCTGGCTGGAATTACTTCATATCAGTACTGCCTGCAGCTGCGTTATCCGTCCCTGTCTGGAGGGGGCGCTGTTGATCAGAAGAGGGCGTCTCGTTACTGTGATCGCTCTGGTCGCTGGGAGGAAGGAGACTACTCTCAGTGCCTCTACACCAATGACATCACCAATGTCCTTCATACGTTCATACTG ATGCCCATCAATTCCTCCAATGCTGTGACGTTGGCACACCAGGTGAGGACATACACGTTGGAGGCAGCAGGCTTCACGGACACGGTGGATGTTTTCTACGTGGCACAGATGATGGATAAATTCATGGACTATCTTGATCATTCACGTGAG CTGTCAGAAGTACTGGTGGAGATGGGCAGTAACCTGATGCAAGTGGATGATCAGATCTTGTCCCTGGCTCAGAAGGAGAAAAGAGCATGCAGCTCTATAGTCTGCTCACTAGAGACCTTAGCATGGCCACAGCTTCACCCGAATGCCCAGTATCTCTCCATG ATATCTCGGAACATCGTGATGGAAGCTCACTTGATACGCCCCGCCCACTTCACTGGCATGACCTGCACCGCCTATGAAAGACGAGAGAGCTCTGGTGCCAGTGGATTCGACGCGATAGACTCCACCCACGAGCAGCAGTTACACTTCCGTTGTACAACAGGAACCCTTAACATGTCACTAAACGCTTTCCCTTTAAAG aatgCTGTAGCACTTGCTtcggtctctctccctccatccctgtTCCCTCCCAATGCTCCTACGGACTGTAAACTGCAGTTTGTGGCTTTCCGTACTGGAAGATTCTTCCCGTTTATTGGAAACTCCAGCAGCGCAGCTCGCCGGCGGAGCGTGAACACACCGGTCATCTACGTAGGCCTTG ATGGATGCACCATGTGGAACCAGTCAGCTCCAATCACTGTGTCGCTGCGACACACATCACCCGGTAACGATCCAGTGGCTGCACATTGGAGTCTGCATTCGCTCAAGCATCATGGGAGTTGGAGTACAGACGGCTGTCAGTTAACGCACAGTGACGCTAGCATGTCAACGCTACGGTGCACCGTACTCAGTAACTACGCCGTGCTCCAG GAGGTGCCTGATTTCCCGGGTCTGTCTCCTGCTCCTGTGGAAGTGCTCCACCCGGTGGTGTACACCTGCACTGCAGCTCTCCTCCTGTGCCTCTTCACCATCATCTTTACATACATACTACACCACAG CTCTATTCGAATTACTAGGAAAAGCTGGCACACCCTCCTCAACACCTGTTTTCACATTGCCATGACGACGGCGGTGTTTGCTGGGGGCATCACTCTAACTAGCCACCCAATTGCGTGCCAAGCG gTGGGCATTGTTCTCCACTATTCTTCATTGTCCACTCTGTTGTGGATCGGCGTCAGCGCGCGGGTGCTCTATAAGGAGGCCATGTGGCGGTCTCCACAGCAACCAGAGGGCGAAGCTACAGTAGTACCCACTCAGCGGCCCATGCTCAG GTTTTATTTGATAGCCGGCGGCGTTCCTCTCATCATATGCGGGATCACTGCAGCTGTCAACATTAACAACTACGGGGACAACATTCCTTA CTGTTGGTTGGTATGGCAGCCCAGTATTGGAGCTTTCTATGTTCCTGCTGGCCTGGTGATCCTGGTGACCTGGCTGTACTTCCTGTGTACCATTGCACGCTTGAGATGCCGAACGTCCCAGAGTGCCAAGGAACCTCCATGCTCCACCTCTGGATCCTCTCCCTTACCTGAAGCCCAGCCAGCTCTAAATGGCAGCACTAGCTTACTTTCAACGGACTCTGCGGTCGGCCCGGTGCATGCTGGAACGGTACAGGAGGACCAGTACTCGCTGAAAGTGCAGTTCTTGGTACTGGTGGTGACTcagtttgtgtttttgcttcTGTGGTGTTGCGGTGCGATGGCTATGTGGCACgtggacagagagaggaagttGTTCAGCTgcctgtatggaggaacggcgACAGGGCTGGGAATCTTCTTGGTGCTCCATCACTGCTTCAAACGCTTGGATGTTCAGGCAGCTTGGCTTGGATGTTGCCGAGGATACCATCGCTCACAGCCGATTCCAGCCTACAGCCAACCCTGCACCGCCACCGCCGGAGTCCAGAGCACTTCTGAACGGGGCTCGCAACTTTTTATTGGCTCTCTTCCTCCAGCAGAGCAAAGCAACTACTCTTCTTCTGCCAGATCATCCTCCACTCCGAGTGGCACCAGCAGTATCGGCACTGGACCCTGCAAGCTTACCAACCTTTTGCAGGTGACACAGGACAATGCCAACAATGCTACACGTGCTCTGGCAGGCACCAACACCAGCACCAGCACGGAGAACAACACCAACAGCAAACCTGCCAACAACCTGCTGCTGCCCAGTATTAGCACCACGCTACCTGTTCAGCAGCAACAGCGAAAAAAGACTACTAGTAGAAATAAGGCAGGAAGTGGCCAGTACCACCACCGGGGGGAGGGAAGGGGACATTATCGTCTGAAAGCACTACGAGGGGGTGGGGGCAGTGTAGGTGCCTTGGGCCCACCTGGGGTGGACCAAGTCAACATTCATCAAGTTCACAGATATGCATCCAGCGAGAATGGAAGTCTTCGAAACAGCCATTCGGAGAGCCATAATGGTCCACTGACCAATGGGAGACACCGTGGAGAAGGACCAGGAACAAGTCCTTCAGAAGGAAGCGATGGAGGAAGCAGCGGAAGCAGGAAGCCTTTCCCACTTTTGCCCTCTATAGCAAGTCGGGTTGCAATGCAGCAGAATGGACAGAGGCGCAGTGCAAGCAGGGACAACCTTAAATTGGTCACTGCAGCTGATAAAGACTTTAAACGAGGTTCCTATCTGTTGAACACTGACACCATAACAGTTACCGGAACTGCAAGTGGCACAACCTCATCAACGCTACCTGCCACAACGAATGGAATGCTAAAAGGTTCAGCGATCGAACTGGACGCAAGTGGATCGGACCATTCCCAGGGGTCAGTTGGGATGAGGCCTGGGGTTTGGAAGAGTGAGACGACGGTGTGA